A single Aspergillus chevalieri M1 DNA, chromosome 3, nearly complete sequence DNA region contains:
- a CDS encoding GTR/RAG family Ras-related GTP-binding protein (BUSCO:EOG09263274;~COG:U;~EggNog:ENOG410PH4C;~InterPro:IPR039400,IPR006762,IPR027417;~PFAM:PF04670;~go_function: GO:0005525 - GTP binding [Evidence IEA]) translates to METSNQALAGKASQSNSKSQDLKPRLLLMGLRRSGKSSIASVVFHKMPPNETLFLESTTRIQKDSIHSFMDFQVWDFPGQLEYFEPSFDLEDIFGSLGALVWVIDAQDDYLDSVARLNRTILTVQQYYPNINIEVFIHKVDGLSDEYRGDTFQDIVQHISDELSDAGYENAPVHYYMTSIYDYSVFEAFSKVIQKLIPNLSTLENLINTLGDNCGFEKTYLFDVLSKIYIASDTRPIDMACYEMCSDYIDVIVDVSELYSWDHPDRKPKGDQIQEAESHVVLHDETMIHLMEMNKYLCLVSVLRHPEAKEKKGLIDMNCRTFQDALQDVFTRGWDQDKDQETESQGNQAQD, encoded by the exons ATGGAG ACTTCGAACCAGGCCCTGGCGGGGAAAGCTAGTCAATCTAACAGCAAGTCTCAAGATCTCAAGCCCCGTCTTCTTCTTATGGGGCTAAGAAG GAGTGGAAAGTCGTCAATCGCTAGCGTTGTCTTCCACAAAATGCCGCCGAACGAGACGCTATTCCTTGAGTCAACTACTCGTATTCAAAAAGACTCGATTCA CTCGTTTATGGACTTCCAGGTCTGGGACTTTCCCGGTCAGCTGGAATACTTTGAGCCTTCCTTCGACCTCGAGGATATCTTTGGGAGCCTTGGTGCTTTGGTTTGGGTCATCGATGCGCAGGATGACTACCTGGATTCAGTTGCTCGTCTGAACCGGACAATCTTGACCGTGCAGCAATACTATCCTAACATCAACATTGAGGTTTTCATCCACAAGGTGGACGGGCTTTCGGACGAGTACCGTGGAGATACCTTCCAGGACATTGTGCAACACATTTCGGATGAACTAAGCGATGCCGGCTACGAGAATGCGCCGGTCCACTACTATATGACGTCCATCTACGACTACTCAGTATTCGAGGCATTCAGCAAAGTTATTCAAAAGCTTATTCCCAACCTGTCCACTCTCGAGAACTTAATCAACACGCTTGGTGACAACTGTGGATTCGAAAAGACGTATCTCTTCGATGTGCTGAGCAAGATTTATATTGCATCCGATACTCGTCCTATAGATATGGCATGCTATGAGATGTGTTCGGACTACATCGACGTAATTGTCGACGTTTCTGAATTATATTCATGGGATCATCCGGATCGCAAGCCTAAGGGCGACCAGATCCAGGAAGCGGAGAGCCACGTCGTTCTGCATGACGAGACGATGATCCATCTCATGGAAATGAACAA GTATCTGTGTCTTGTATCCGTGCTCCGTCACCCTGAGgccaaagagaaaaagggcCTGATTGACATGAACTGCCGTACATTCCAAGATGCTCTTCAGGATGTGTTTACTCGCGGATGGGATCAGGACAAGGATCAGGAGACAGAGAGTCAAGGGAACCAGGCGCAAGACTAA